A region of Cellulophaga sp. RHA19 DNA encodes the following proteins:
- the aroC gene encoding chorismate synthase — protein sequence MAGNTFGNLFKVATFGESHGVAIGGVLDGCPAGIEIDLEAIQTELNRRKPGQSKIVTQRKEPDEVEFFSGIFEGKTTGTPIGFAIRNTNQKSHDYSHIKDSYRPSHADYVYDKKYGFRDYRGGGRSSARETASRVVAGAIAKQFLSNIKINAYVSQVGELKLNKNYTELNLADTELNPVRCPDQDMAAKMETYIKDIKKQGDTIGGVITCVLQNVPIGLGEPAFDKLHAELGKAMLSINAVKGFEYGSGFSGVAMKGSEHNDQFNTDGTTKTNFSGGIQGGISNGMDIYFNVAFKPVATIIQPYETIDKDGNMVKTQGKGRHDPCVVPRAVPIVEAMAALVLADYTLINNSIK from the coding sequence ATGGCAGGAAACACTTTTGGTAACCTTTTTAAGGTAGCAACCTTTGGAGAATCACACGGAGTAGCAATAGGCGGAGTATTAGATGGTTGCCCAGCAGGCATAGAAATAGATTTGGAAGCTATACAAACAGAGTTAAACCGAAGAAAACCTGGACAATCTAAAATAGTTACACAGCGTAAAGAGCCAGACGAGGTAGAATTTTTTTCTGGTATTTTTGAAGGTAAAACTACAGGAACTCCAATTGGTTTTGCCATACGCAATACTAACCAAAAATCTCATGATTACTCACATATAAAAGACTCGTATAGACCATCGCATGCAGATTATGTGTATGATAAAAAATACGGATTTAGAGATTACCGTGGCGGCGGACGTAGTTCTGCTCGTGAAACTGCTAGTAGAGTAGTAGCTGGTGCAATTGCAAAGCAATTTTTATCTAACATAAAAATTAATGCTTATGTTTCTCAGGTAGGAGAATTAAAATTAAATAAAAATTATACCGAGTTAAATTTAGCAGATACAGAGTTAAACCCTGTACGTTGTCCAGACCAAGATATGGCTGCTAAAATGGAAACATACATTAAGGATATTAAAAAACAAGGAGATACTATTGGTGGTGTTATTACTTGTGTTCTACAAAATGTGCCAATTGGTTTAGGTGAGCCAGCTTTTGATAAATTGCACGCAGAATTAGGAAAAGCAATGCTTAGTATTAATGCTGTAAAAGGTTTTGAATATGGTAGTGGTTTTAGTGGTGTAGCTATGAAAGGTAGTGAGCATAACGACCAATTTAATACAGATGGCACAACAAAAACCAATTTTAGTGGTGGTATACAAGGTGGTATAAGCAACGGTATGGATATTTATTTTAACGTAGCGTTTAAACCTGTTGCTACTATTATACAGCCTTATGAAACAATAGATAAGGATGGTAATATGGTGAAAACTCAAGGTAAAGGTCGTCATGACCCTTGTGTTGTGCCAAGAGCCGTACCAATTGTAGAGGCAATGGCAGCTTTAGTTTTAGCAGATTACACCTTAATAAACAACAGTATTAAATAA
- a CDS encoding UDP-2,3-diacylglucosamine diphosphatase, producing the protein MKKRKIEVAVISDVHLGTYGCHADEILIYLNSIDPKILILNGDIVDVWQFSKRYFPSSHMKVLKKIIGMASKGVRVYYITGNHDEMLRKFSGTIMGNVHIVDKLVLDLDGKKGWFFHGDVFDASITNAKWLAKLGGKGYDLLILINRALNWGLSKMGREKYSLSKRIKNSVKGAVKYISNFEETAVNLAIEKGYDYVACGHIHQPKKELKENKYGRCVYLNSGDWIENLTALEYSFKRWKLYQYNHDKLSPFFADEEIKNMDMQELINSITSNNPIKNGNKIEDNTTE; encoded by the coding sequence ATGAAGAAAAGAAAAATTGAGGTTGCTGTTATTTCTGACGTTCACTTGGGTACTTATGGTTGTCATGCAGACGAAATACTAATTTATTTAAATAGTATTGACCCAAAAATTTTAATATTAAATGGAGATATTGTAGATGTTTGGCAATTTAGCAAGCGGTACTTTCCATCTTCACATATGAAAGTTTTAAAAAAAATTATTGGTATGGCCTCTAAGGGCGTACGAGTATATTACATTACTGGTAACCATGATGAAATGCTACGTAAATTTAGCGGTACAATTATGGGTAATGTGCATATTGTAGATAAACTTGTTTTAGATTTAGACGGAAAAAAAGGGTGGTTTTTTCATGGTGATGTTTTTGATGCTTCTATTACAAATGCTAAATGGTTAGCTAAATTAGGTGGTAAAGGATATGATTTATTAATATTAATAAATAGAGCCTTAAATTGGGGATTATCTAAAATGGGAAGAGAAAAGTATTCTTTATCTAAACGAATTAAAAACAGTGTAAAAGGTGCTGTAAAATATATTAGTAATTTTGAAGAAACTGCTGTTAATTTAGCCATTGAAAAAGGATATGATTATGTTGCTTGCGGACACATACACCAGCCTAAAAAAGAGTTAAAAGAAAACAAATATGGTCGCTGCGTGTATTTAAACTCTGGAGATTGGATAGAAAACTTAACTGCTTTAGAATATTCTTTTAAGCGTTGGAAACTATACCAATACAATCATGATAAATTATCCCCTTTTTTTGCTGACGAAGAAATAAAAAATATGGATATGCAAGAGCTTATAAACTCTATTACCAGCAATAATCCTATTAAAAATGGTAATAAAATTGAAGATAACACTACAGAATAG
- a CDS encoding DUF4139 domain-containing protein, with protein sequence MKKLLYLLLLIPIAITANDKKTPSTIKEVTVYLNGAQITRTSNFTLKEGTTELKFTGLSSKIDENSIQISGLQSVSILAMDYGINYLDKFMVTPEATELQNEAKLLSKKIQLLKNRISGLQEEELLITKNRQVSATTENLDLEKLKQISTYYRKRITEIRDEIFTINNEIEKISTTIRDLNLQVKELTTGPAIAQGELIVKFDAPLDININLILSYVVSDAGWVPTYDIKSKNTASNLQLKYKANVYQNTGNEWKNVKINLSTGNPIKQTTKPVIDTKYLNFTNGYNYQSKAIKKSKYYYNPSVKKVTGVVTDASGQPLPGCTVLIKGTNIGTQTDFDGNYTIATHTGRELQFSYIGMQTTELPIYASIINTKLDEDNEALDEVVVTGYSSSLQGKVAGVKVRGTSTLTTNKPELPLYIVDGVPMENFIEGDIDANDIQSLEKLNGVSATAVYGSRATNGVIVITTKKSTTEDDVTNTTFAIKKPYSIKSDGDIIAIEINTFNLDATYEYLSIPVLNENVFLTASFKNWEQYNLLPGEANIYFKGGFAGKTVIDPYKTTKEMVVSLGVDAGITVTRKQDRNFKGKSLFGNNRVLNRAYDLEIKNNKSTAITVKLIDRIPLSENKEIKVSEIETYNANYNDAKGLLTWKIDLNSKETQKERFSYQVKYPKNKHISL encoded by the coding sequence ATGAAAAAGCTACTTTATCTATTGTTACTAATTCCCATAGCAATAACTGCGAACGACAAAAAAACTCCTTCTACCATAAAAGAGGTTACAGTTTACTTAAATGGAGCACAAATTACACGCACAAGTAATTTTACGCTTAAAGAAGGTACAACCGAGTTAAAGTTTACTGGTTTATCTTCTAAAATTGATGAAAATAGCATTCAAATATCAGGGTTACAATCTGTTTCTATTTTAGCAATGGATTACGGTATTAACTATTTAGATAAGTTTATGGTAACTCCTGAAGCTACAGAATTACAAAATGAAGCCAAATTACTATCTAAAAAAATTCAACTATTAAAAAATAGAATATCTGGTTTACAAGAAGAAGAATTATTAATTACCAAAAACAGACAAGTAAGCGCAACTACAGAAAATTTAGACCTAGAGAAGCTTAAACAAATAAGTACTTATTACAGAAAACGCATTACTGAAATTAGAGATGAGATATTTACTATAAATAATGAAATAGAAAAAATAAGCACAACAATTAGAGATCTAAATTTACAAGTAAAAGAGCTTACAACTGGGCCTGCTATAGCGCAAGGAGAATTAATTGTTAAGTTTGATGCCCCTTTAGACATTAACATAAACTTAATTTTGTCTTATGTTGTTTCAGATGCTGGTTGGGTGCCAACTTATGATATAAAATCTAAAAATACAGCCAGTAATCTTCAACTTAAATACAAAGCTAATGTGTACCAAAACACAGGTAATGAGTGGAAGAATGTAAAAATTAATTTATCAACCGGAAACCCTATAAAACAAACAACTAAACCGGTTATAGACACTAAATATCTAAACTTTACAAACGGGTACAATTACCAATCTAAAGCTATAAAAAAGAGTAAATATTATTACAATCCTTCAGTAAAAAAAGTAACAGGGGTGGTTACAGACGCATCCGGACAACCTTTACCTGGCTGTACTGTTTTAATAAAAGGCACTAACATAGGTACACAAACAGATTTTGATGGAAACTACACCATAGCAACCCATACTGGGCGAGAATTACAGTTTTCTTACATAGGAATGCAAACAACAGAACTACCAATTTATGCATCTATAATAAACACAAAATTAGATGAAGATAATGAAGCCTTAGATGAAGTTGTAGTTACAGGTTACTCTAGTTCTTTACAAGGTAAGGTAGCGGGCGTAAAAGTTAGAGGAACATCTACCCTAACTACAAATAAACCAGAATTGCCTTTGTATATTGTAGACGGCGTGCCAATGGAAAATTTTATAGAAGGTGATATTGATGCCAACGATATACAATCTTTAGAAAAATTAAATGGAGTTTCTGCAACTGCTGTTTACGGTTCTAGAGCTACTAATGGTGTGATTGTAATTACTACTAAAAAGAGTACTACAGAAGACGATGTTACCAATACAACTTTTGCAATTAAAAAACCGTATTCTATTAAGTCTGATGGAGATATAATAGCCATAGAAATTAATACCTTTAATTTAGATGCTACATACGAGTACCTTTCTATACCCGTATTAAATGAAAATGTTTTTTTAACTGCATCGTTTAAAAACTGGGAACAATACAATTTATTACCTGGTGAGGCTAACATATACTTTAAAGGTGGTTTTGCTGGTAAAACGGTAATAGATCCATACAAAACAACAAAAGAAATGGTAGTTTCTTTAGGTGTAGATGCAGGTATTACAGTTACAAGAAAGCAAGATCGAAACTTTAAAGGTAAATCTTTATTTGGTAATAATCGTGTGTTAAACAGAGCGTATGATTTAGAAATTAAGAATAATAAAAGCACAGCGATTACCGTAAAGTTAATAGACAGGATTCCGTTATCTGAAAATAAAGAGATCAAAGTAAGTGAAATAGAAACATACAATGCAAATTATAATGACGCTAAAGGTTTGCTAACGTGGAAAATAGATTTAAATAGTAAAGAAACACAAAAAGAACGTTTTTCTTACCAAGTTAAATATCCTAAAAACAAACATATCTCTTTATAA
- a CDS encoding dicarboxylate/amino acid:cation symporter has protein sequence MKKLELHWQIMIGMVFGILFGFGMAQLTWGKDFILDWIGPFGQIFVNLLKLIAVPLILASLIKGISDLKDISKFRNIGFKTIGIYMFTTVIAITIGLVLVNVLQPGEGISQETITKLTNTYANDSSLQGKIAEATTQKESGPLQFLVDMVPSNALAAMSNNKLMLQVIFFTIFMGISMLLVGEKRSKPLKDFFDSLNDVILKMVDLIMLAAPFAVFALLSQVVVTADDPEILQKLLSYAGVVVLGLILMIAFYCSLVYFYTKKNPIWFLKQMSPAQLLAFSTSSSAATLPVTMERVEEHIGVDKEVSSFVLPVGATINMDGTSLYQAVAAVFIMQVLWPEGLTFGNQLSIVLTALLASIGSAAVPGAGMVMLVIVLEAIGFPADLYPVALALIFAVDRPLDMCRTVVNVTGDATVSMIVAKSAGKLHDNPKAKNWDDNYDEVK, from the coding sequence ATGAAGAAATTGGAGCTGCACTGGCAGATTATGATAGGGATGGTTTTTGGTATCCTCTTTGGTTTTGGCATGGCACAACTTACATGGGGCAAAGATTTTATACTAGACTGGATTGGACCATTTGGACAAATATTTGTAAACCTCCTAAAGTTAATTGCGGTTCCGTTAATACTTGCATCGTTAATTAAAGGAATATCAGACTTAAAAGATATTTCCAAATTTAGAAATATCGGTTTTAAAACTATTGGTATTTATATGTTTACAACAGTAATAGCTATTACCATAGGCCTTGTACTAGTAAATGTATTGCAGCCAGGTGAAGGTATTTCTCAAGAAACTATAACAAAACTAACTAATACCTATGCTAACGATAGTAGTTTGCAAGGTAAAATTGCGGAAGCTACAACACAAAAAGAAAGTGGCCCATTGCAGTTTTTAGTAGATATGGTACCTAGCAATGCCTTGGCAGCTATGAGTAATAATAAACTAATGTTACAAGTTATATTCTTTACTATTTTTATGGGAATATCTATGTTGTTAGTTGGTGAAAAAAGATCTAAACCTTTAAAAGATTTTTTTGACTCACTAAATGATGTTATTCTTAAAATGGTAGATTTAATTATGCTTGCCGCTCCTTTTGCTGTATTTGCATTATTAAGTCAGGTTGTAGTTACTGCAGATGATCCAGAAATTTTACAGAAGTTACTATCTTATGCAGGAGTAGTTGTTTTAGGGTTGATACTAATGATAGCTTTTTACTGTTCTCTAGTATATTTTTATACAAAAAAGAATCCTATTTGGTTTTTAAAACAAATGAGTCCGGCTCAATTATTAGCTTTTTCTACTAGTTCTAGTGCGGCAACTTTGCCAGTAACTATGGAAAGGGTAGAAGAGCACATTGGGGTAGATAAGGAAGTATCAAGCTTTGTTTTACCAGTTGGAGCTACAATTAATATGGATGGTACAAGTTTATACCAAGCTGTAGCTGCTGTATTTATTATGCAGGTACTTTGGCCAGAAGGTTTAACTTTTGGTAACCAACTATCTATTGTATTAACAGCATTATTGGCTTCTATAGGTTCTGCAGCAGTACCAGGAGCAGGTATGGTAATGTTGGTTATAGTGTTGGAAGCTATTGGTTTTCCGGCAGATTTATACCCTGTTGCATTGGCGTTAATTTTTGCTGTAGACAGACCATTAGATATGTGTAGAACAGTAGTAAATGTTACAGGAGATGCTACAGTATCTATGATTGTTGCTAAATCTGCTGGTAAATTACATGATAATCCTAAGGCTAAAAATTGGGATGATAATTATGACGAAGTAAAGTAG
- a CDS encoding mechanosensitive ion channel family protein, with amino-acid sequence MYSLNQISYSLHDYLVDFGLDDIYAKYLNTLILLVLLVIVLYIFDFVLRKIFISVFAKFTSISKTNFDDFLVKNKVPRNVAHIVPIIIAYNAVPLVFNGFIKAQGVILKGLEVFGIVLTLWVVRSLLNTLKDFFKTLPNLKDKPIDSYIQVFMIFLWSIGILLAISILTDIELWKFLTGLGTASAVILLIFKDTILGFVASIQVSINDMVRIGDWISFNNYGADGDVIEINLATVKVQNFDNTITTIPTYALISDSFKNWRGMTNSPGRRIKRALIIKQESIKFLAPKDIQKLKKISLITEYIVGRQETITEYNQSNNIDKSILINGRNLTNIGLFRKYADTYLKNHSAINKDMMVMVRQLAPTAQGIPLEVYAFSSDKRWENYEYIMSDIFDHLLAAIPFFELELFELPSSTNFKSTSKP; translated from the coding sequence ATGTACAGTTTAAATCAAATTTCATATTCACTGCACGACTATTTAGTTGACTTTGGTTTAGATGATATTTACGCTAAATACCTAAACACACTAATACTTTTAGTTCTTTTAGTTATTGTTCTCTATATTTTTGATTTTGTTTTAAGAAAGATTTTTATTTCTGTCTTTGCAAAATTTACAAGCATATCTAAAACCAATTTTGATGACTTTTTGGTTAAAAATAAGGTACCAAGAAATGTTGCTCATATAGTACCTATTATTATTGCTTACAACGCTGTTCCATTGGTTTTTAACGGTTTCATAAAAGCACAAGGTGTAATTTTAAAAGGGTTAGAAGTTTTTGGTATTGTATTAACTCTATGGGTAGTTAGGAGTTTGCTTAACACTTTAAAAGATTTCTTTAAAACATTACCAAATCTAAAAGACAAACCTATAGATAGTTACATACAAGTATTTATGATATTTTTATGGTCTATTGGTATTTTGTTAGCTATATCTATACTTACAGACATAGAACTTTGGAAATTTTTAACTGGTTTAGGTACCGCCTCTGCTGTAATATTATTAATTTTTAAAGACACCATACTTGGTTTTGTTGCCAGTATACAAGTATCTATAAATGATATGGTGCGTATTGGCGATTGGATTTCTTTTAATAATTACGGTGCAGATGGTGATGTTATAGAAATTAACCTTGCTACAGTTAAAGTACAAAACTTTGATAATACAATTACAACTATACCAACATACGCCTTAATTTCTGATTCTTTTAAAAACTGGAGAGGAATGACAAATTCTCCTGGACGTAGAATTAAACGTGCTTTAATAATTAAGCAAGAGAGTATTAAATTTTTAGCTCCAAAAGATATTCAAAAATTAAAAAAAATAAGTCTCATAACAGAGTATATTGTTGGCAGACAAGAAACAATTACAGAGTACAACCAAAGTAACAACATAGATAAATCTATCTTAATAAACGGAAGAAACCTTACTAACATTGGTCTTTTTAGAAAGTATGCAGATACCTATTTAAAAAATCATTCTGCCATAAATAAAGATATGATGGTTATGGTTAGGCAGTTAGCCCCTACTGCACAAGGTATACCTTTAGAGGTTTATGCTTTTAGTAGTGATAAAAGATGGGAAAACTACGAGTATATAATGTCTGATATTTTTGATCATTTACTTGCTGCTATTCCATTTTTTGAATTAGAATTGTTTGAGCTTCCTAGCAGCACAAACTTTAAAAGTACTTCTAAACCGTAA
- a CDS encoding FAD-binding and (Fe-S)-binding domain-containing protein — MNTKLLNSLEQNLEGDLFVDKLSTTLYATDASVYRKMPLAVALPKTTSDLKKLINFASENNIGLIPRTAGTSLAGQCVGDGIVVDVSKHFTKIISVDKDKRQVTVQPGVIRDELNLFLEPYGLFFGPNTSTSNRCMIGGMVGNNSSGTTSIQYGITREKTVSLKAILSDGTEANFGDLTKDEFHKKREEDTLEGKIYNSIFNELSIKETQEEIIKEFPKPSIHRRNTGYAVDELLHNSVFGNDGKFNMCKLLSGSEGTLAFTTEITLSLDPIPPKYAAMVVTHYNSLEDCLADVVPVMEHQLHLCEMMDKVILDCTKNNRAQLANRFFVEEDPAALLMLELKANTKADLNYFIDSLLNTIKKSGLSYANPILFGDDIKKAVELRKAGLGLLGNMVGDKKAVACIEDTAVAIEDLKEFIGEFTTIMKGHNQSAVYYAHAGAGELHLRPILNLKKGDDVKLFRDITTDVAKLTKKYNGSFSGEHGDGIVRAEFIPLMIGDKNYQLLRRIKSYFDPRGIFNPGKIVDSYPMDESFRYEIDRKEPEIETLLDFTESEGILKAAEKCNGSGDCRKTEKSSGAMCPSYHVTRNEKDTTRGRANALREMLTNTEEANKFNQKELKEVFDLCLSCKACSSECPSNVDIATLKAEFSYQYQEVNGYSFRNKLFAFNTKYNALGSKMPKMTNFMFNSSLFGGVIKNISGVAPERSLPNVYKFNFDKYLSQIDTNGKKSIGKVVLYIDEFTKYLDVNIGIDAIQVLTKLGYNVELFYAESGRTFISKGFLKQAKELALKNVVKLKEFTDKGVVVVGLEPSAILTFRDEYKKLVSDKELVNAVAKNAFIVEEFLAGEIEKGNISKNQFTKEAKTVKIHNHCHQKSLSNQKVTFDVLNVIENYKVSIISSGCCGMAGSFGYEKEHYETSMAVGNLKLFPAINKSNNDVIISANGTSCRHQIYDGTKRKALHPITILKEALV, encoded by the coding sequence TTGAATACCAAACTACTTAACTCACTAGAACAGAATTTAGAAGGAGATTTATTTGTAGATAAACTTTCTACAACTTTGTATGCTACTGATGCATCTGTATACCGAAAAATGCCTTTAGCTGTTGCTCTACCAAAAACTACTAGTGATCTAAAAAAGCTAATTAATTTTGCATCAGAAAACAACATTGGGTTAATACCAAGAACTGCAGGTACATCTTTAGCGGGTCAATGTGTTGGTGATGGTATTGTTGTAGATGTATCTAAACATTTTACTAAAATAATTAGTGTAGATAAAGATAAAAGGCAAGTTACAGTACAGCCTGGTGTAATTAGAGATGAGTTAAACCTTTTTCTAGAACCTTATGGGTTGTTTTTTGGACCAAATACATCTACTTCTAATAGATGTATGATTGGTGGTATGGTTGGTAATAATTCATCTGGTACAACATCTATTCAGTATGGTATTACAAGAGAAAAAACTGTTTCTTTAAAAGCTATATTGTCTGATGGTACAGAGGCTAACTTTGGAGATTTAACTAAAGATGAGTTTCATAAAAAAAGAGAAGAGGATACGTTAGAGGGTAAAATTTACAATTCTATTTTTAATGAATTAAGTATAAAAGAAACCCAAGAAGAAATTATAAAAGAATTTCCAAAACCATCTATTCATCGTAGAAATACAGGGTATGCAGTAGATGAATTATTGCATAATAGTGTTTTTGGTAACGATGGTAAGTTTAATATGTGTAAACTGTTAAGTGGTAGTGAAGGTACTTTAGCTTTTACTACAGAAATTACACTAAGCTTAGATCCTATTCCGCCAAAGTATGCGGCAATGGTTGTTACTCATTACAATTCTTTAGAAGATTGTTTGGCAGATGTAGTCCCTGTTATGGAGCACCAACTGCATTTATGTGAAATGATGGATAAGGTTATTTTAGATTGTACAAAAAATAACAGAGCACAACTAGCAAATAGATTTTTTGTAGAAGAAGACCCTGCTGCATTATTAATGCTAGAGTTAAAAGCAAACACTAAAGCAGACTTAAATTATTTTATAGATAGTTTACTAAATACCATAAAAAAATCTGGTCTTAGTTATGCTAATCCTATTTTATTTGGAGATGATATAAAAAAGGCTGTAGAACTACGTAAAGCTGGTTTAGGGCTTTTGGGTAATATGGTTGGCGATAAAAAAGCAGTTGCTTGTATAGAAGATACTGCCGTTGCTATTGAAGATTTAAAAGAATTTATTGGTGAGTTTACAACAATAATGAAAGGTCATAACCAGAGTGCTGTGTATTACGCACACGCGGGAGCTGGCGAGTTACATTTGCGTCCTATATTAAATTTAAAAAAAGGAGATGATGTTAAATTATTTAGAGATATTACAACTGATGTAGCTAAATTAACTAAAAAATACAATGGCTCTTTTAGTGGTGAGCACGGAGATGGTATTGTACGAGCAGAGTTTATACCGTTAATGATTGGTGATAAAAATTACCAATTGCTACGCAGAATAAAATCTTACTTTGATCCTAGAGGAATTTTTAATCCAGGTAAAATTGTAGACTCCTACCCAATGGATGAGTCTTTTAGGTATGAAATTGACCGGAAAGAACCTGAAATAGAAACATTATTAGATTTTACAGAAAGTGAAGGAATATTAAAAGCTGCCGAAAAATGTAACGGTAGTGGTGATTGTAGAAAAACAGAAAAGTCTTCTGGTGCAATGTGTCCTAGTTACCACGTTACTCGTAATGAAAAAGATACTACTAGAGGTAGGGCAAATGCGCTAAGAGAAATGCTAACTAATACAGAGGAGGCTAACAAGTTTAACCAAAAAGAGCTTAAAGAGGTTTTTGATCTTTGTTTAAGTTGTAAAGCTTGTTCTAGTGAGTGCCCTAGTAATGTAGATATAGCAACTTTAAAGGCAGAGTTTAGTTACCAATACCAAGAAGTTAACGGGTATTCTTTTAGAAATAAATTGTTTGCTTTTAATACAAAATACAACGCTTTAGGTAGTAAAATGCCCAAAATGACTAATTTTATGTTTAATTCATCACTTTTTGGTGGTGTAATTAAAAATATAAGTGGTGTTGCTCCAGAGCGTAGTTTACCAAATGTTTACAAATTTAATTTTGACAAATACTTAAGCCAAATAGATACTAATGGTAAAAAAAGTATTGGCAAAGTTGTTTTGTATATAGATGAATTTACAAAATATTTAGATGTTAACATTGGTATAGATGCTATACAAGTATTAACTAAGTTAGGGTACAATGTAGAGTTGTTTTATGCAGAGAGTGGACGCACATTTATATCAAAAGGATTTTTAAAACAAGCTAAAGAACTTGCTTTAAAGAACGTAGTTAAATTAAAAGAATTTACAGATAAAGGTGTAGTTGTAGTTGGTTTAGAGCCTTCTGCTATTTTAACTTTTAGAGATGAATATAAAAAATTAGTGAGTGATAAGGAATTGGTAAATGCTGTTGCTAAAAATGCGTTTATTGTTGAAGAGTTTTTAGCTGGTGAAATAGAAAAAGGAAACATTTCTAAAAACCAATTTACCAAAGAAGCTAAAACTGTAAAAATTCATAATCACTGTCATCAAAAATCTTTAAGCAACCAAAAAGTAACTTTTGATGTGCTTAACGTTATAGAAAATTATAAAGTATCTATAATAAGCTCTGGTTGCTGTGGTATGGCAGGTTCTTTTGGTTATGAAAAAGAACATTATGAAACTAGTATGGCTGTAGGTAATTTAAAATTATTTCCGGCAATTAATAAGAGTAATAATGATGTCATTATTTCTGCAAATGGCACTAGTTGTAGACATCAAATTTATGACGGTACAAAACGTAAAGCATTACATCCAATAACAATTTTAAAAGAAGCACTTGTTTAA
- a CDS encoding TlpA disulfide reductase family protein → MKKLLVILTIAVLAVSCGEKTDSFVLNGTLRGDVADGTQVFLKTAGENNSIKEVDTVTVKEGKFVFNTPTPKTLDPYYVFIDKVRGNMMFFPENGTIEMSAHRDSLRNVVISGTPQNDMFSDFIEGSKLIGEKVQSIQQDYQKAAMAKDTATVKALQDEIKEIQEEGKDYEINFTKANPNAVISAMIINRLLMNKILTEDEISELVSGLSEEVKQTAAAKSVLEIINKNKATSIGAKAPEFTAPSLDGTPLALNKALGKVTIVDFWAAWCVPCRRENPNVVNVYNKYHDKGLNIVGVSLDKNATEWKKAIEEDGLPWSHVYNEKDVQEIAKLYNVTSIPSTFILDEQGVIIAKNLRGDDLEKKIAELLQ, encoded by the coding sequence ATGAAAAAATTACTAGTTATTCTTACTATTGCTGTATTAGCAGTGTCTTGTGGAGAAAAGACCGATTCATTTGTATTAAACGGAACCTTAAGAGGAGATGTTGCAGATGGAACACAAGTGTTTTTAAAAACAGCAGGAGAAAACAACTCTATTAAAGAAGTAGATACTGTTACAGTTAAAGAAGGAAAGTTTGTATTTAATACACCTACGCCAAAAACTTTAGATCCTTACTACGTATTTATTGATAAGGTTAGGGGTAATATGATGTTTTTTCCTGAAAACGGAACAATAGAAATGTCTGCCCATAGAGATAGTCTAAGAAATGTAGTTATTAGTGGAACACCACAAAATGATATGTTTTCAGATTTTATTGAAGGTTCTAAACTTATAGGAGAAAAAGTACAATCTATACAGCAAGATTACCAAAAAGCTGCTATGGCTAAGGATACCGCTACAGTAAAAGCATTACAAGACGAAATTAAAGAAATACAAGAAGAAGGTAAAGATTACGAGATTAACTTTACTAAAGCAAATCCTAATGCTGTTATATCTGCAATGATTATTAACAGACTGTTAATGAACAAAATTTTAACAGAAGATGAGATTAGTGAATTAGTTAGCGGTTTATCTGAAGAGGTTAAGCAAACTGCTGCAGCCAAATCTGTTTTAGAAATAATAAACAAAAACAAAGCAACTTCTATTGGTGCCAAAGCTCCAGAGTTTACAGCGCCTAGTTTAGATGGTACACCTTTAGCATTAAATAAAGCATTGGGTAAAGTAACTATAGTAGATTTTTGGGCTGCCTGGTGTGTACCTTGTAGAAGAGAAAATCCTAATGTTGTAAATGTATATAATAAATACCACGACAAAGGTTTAAATATTGTTGGTGTTTCTTTAGATAAAAATGCAACTGAATGGAAAAAAGCTATTGAAGAAGATGGCTTACCTTGGAGTCACGTTTACAATGAAAAAGACGTACAAGAAATTGCTAAATTATACAATGTAACTTCTATACCTTCTACTTTTATTTTAGATGAACAAGGAGTTATTATTGCTAAAAACCTAAGAGGAGACGACTTAGAAAAGAAAATAGCAGAGTTATTACAATAA